The Solea senegalensis isolate Sse05_10M linkage group LG4, IFAPA_SoseM_1, whole genome shotgun sequence genome includes a region encoding these proteins:
- the drd5a gene encoding D(1B) dopamine receptor: MADDCARPRSQSHGLQFHMKRNMENPAKYLSSVQGTDSVPAPQGDMMWNSTETKATGDDSKDMLLRTVTGCLLSLLILWTLLGNILVCSAVLRFRHLRTKVTNIFIVSLALSDLFVAVLVMPWKAVAEVAGYWPFGTFCNVWVAFDIMCSTASILNLCIISVDRYWAISSPFRYERKMTQRVAFVMISITWTLSVLISFIPVQLNWHKATDDMAGAHNFSTSLHLEENCDSSLSREYAISSSLISFYIPVAIMIVTYTRIYRIAQIQIRRIASLERAAEHAQSCRTNRIECQHHNTLKTSIKRETKVFKTLSVIMGVFVCCWLPFFVLNCMVPFCDRPATDRDAGLPCVSETTFNVFVWFGWTNSSLNPIIYAFNAEFRKAFASLLGCRYFCSNTPVETVNISNELVSYNQDTLIHKEIANAYVNMIPNVVECIEHEETFDRISQFSHNNDNATDSVCDLEDCEADISLDRMSPFTPNGLH; the protein is encoded by the coding sequence ATGGCTGATGACTGCGCCCGTCCCCGCTCTCAGAGCCATGGACTGCAGTTTCACATGAAGAGGAACATGGAGAATCCAGCCAAGTACCTGTCATCGGTGCAGGGCACTGACTCTGTGCCGGCGCCTCAAGGAGACATGATGTGGAACAGCACCGAAACAAAGGCAACGGGCGATGACAGTAAGGATATGTTGTTGCGCACGGTGACGGGCTGCCTCCTGTCCCTGCTCATCCTCTGGACTCTGCTGGGGAACATCCTGGTTTGCTCCGCGGTACTGCGCTTTCGGCACCTGCGGACCAAAGTCACCAATATTTTCATCGTCTCCTTGGCTCTGTCGGATTTATTCGTGGCCGTGCTGGTGATGCCCTGGAAGGCTGTGGCGGAGGTGGCGGGCTACTGGCCGTTCGGCACTTTCTGCAACGTGTGGGTCGCGTTTGACATTATGTGCTCCACCGCCTCCATCCTGAACCTGTGCATCATCAGCGTGGACAGATACTGGGCCATCTCGAGCCCCTTCCGCTACGAGAGGAAAATGACCCAGCGAGTCGCCTTTGTCATGATCAGCATCACCTGGACGTTGTCTGTGCTCATTTCCTTCATACCGGTGCAGTTGAACTGGCACAAAGCCACCGACGACATGGCCGGTGCGCACAACTTCTCCACGAGTCTCCACCTGGAGGAAAACTGCGACTCGAGCCTGAGCAGGGAGTATGCCATATCATCCTCTCTGATCAGTTTCTACATCCCCGTGGCGATTATGATTGTGACTTACACACGAATATACCGGATTGCACAAATACAAATTCGAAGAATCGCGTCCTTGGAGAGAGCTGCGGAGCATGCGCAAAGCTGCAGGACCAACAGAATCGAGTGCCAACACCACAACACGCTGAAAACGTCGATTAAAAGGGAAACTAAAGTGTTCAAAACTTTGTCGGTGATCATGGGCGTGTTCGTGTGTTGCTGGTTGCCCTTCTTTGTCCTCAACTGCATGGTCCCCTTCTGCGACAGGCCGGCCACGGACCGGGACGCGGGTCTGCCATGTGTCAGCGAGACCACTTTCAATGTGTTCGTGTGGTTCGGTTGGACCAACTCGTCCCTGAACCCCATTATTTATGCCTTCAACGCAGAGTTCAGGAAGGCCTTTGCCAGCCTCCTGGGCTGTCGCTActtctgctccaacacacctgtgGAAACTGTGAACATCAGCAACGAGCTGGTTTCTTATAATCAGGACACTCTCATACACAAGGAGATCGCCAACGCCTACGTCAACATGATCCCCAACGTGGTTGAATGTATCGAGCACGAGGAGACCTTCGACAGGATCTCCCAGTTCTCTCACAACAACGACAATGCCACTGACTCCGTGTGTGACCTGGAGGACTGCGAGGCGGACATCAGTCTCGACAGGATGTCGCCATTCACCCCGAATGGATTACACTGA